In the genome of Spirochaeta cellobiosiphila DSM 17781, one region contains:
- a CDS encoding extracellular solute-binding protein, producing MLRKSLLLAFLVIPLFWLLAEGQQEANIEAKTYTLYSDLSPEANIVLQNVIDNFHTHRQDIIITIIDSSEADILITSFEKGKDLFDQGILTTVEGYGIDQNSYLANAWKALSKGDKVFGLPLFVDFNTLYYRGPNDLPKLNTIDDFIHYNPQGQKLLLNKNFDYIQWSMGIFGASVIDKNRDKLESWFTWLKDMNQSSNIEIHSTQANVVNKVVQGQRVYFVDRTEHFIDYNQRFKVKVTSLPSGTENAAKPLLYGQGLYINNKTIEDTKNILIFGQYLSAPEQEALFIPASKIPANALADTTKDYPQVRILQLQTDSTLPITEVKNASNEMKGMNDLVDRILSDDITIKEALQLIR from the coding sequence ATGCTAAGGAAATCTTTGCTTTTGGCCTTCTTAGTAATACCTTTGTTCTGGTTATTAGCAGAAGGGCAACAAGAAGCAAACATAGAAGCCAAAACATATACTCTCTATAGTGACTTATCACCAGAAGCTAACATTGTTCTACAAAATGTGATTGATAACTTTCATACTCATCGGCAAGACATCATTATAACAATTATAGATTCTTCAGAGGCTGATATATTGATCACCTCTTTTGAAAAAGGAAAAGATCTCTTTGATCAGGGTATTCTAACAACAGTGGAGGGATATGGTATAGATCAGAATTCCTACTTAGCCAATGCCTGGAAGGCTTTAAGTAAGGGAGATAAAGTCTTTGGACTGCCTTTATTTGTTGATTTTAACACTCTATATTATAGAGGACCTAATGATCTTCCCAAGCTGAATACGATTGATGATTTTATCCACTATAACCCCCAAGGACAAAAACTATTGCTCAATAAGAATTTTGACTATATCCAATGGAGTATGGGAATCTTTGGAGCCTCTGTGATTGATAAGAACAGAGACAAGCTGGAATCCTGGTTCACATGGCTAAAGGACATGAATCAAAGCTCAAACATTGAAATCCATTCAACTCAAGCAAATGTGGTCAATAAAGTTGTTCAAGGACAAAGGGTATACTTTGTAGATAGAACAGAGCATTTTATAGATTATAATCAGAGATTCAAAGTTAAAGTTACGTCCTTACCAAGTGGAACAGAGAATGCAGCCAAGCCTTTACTGTATGGGCAAGGATTATACATTAATAATAAGACTATAGAAGATACAAAGAACATTCTTATATTTGGGCAATACCTTAGTGCTCCCGAACAGGAAGCTTTGTTCATACCAGCCAGTAAAATACCTGCCAATGCGTTGGCAGACACTACGAAAGATTATCCACAAGTTCGGATACTACAACTTCAGACTGATAGTACCCTTCCCATTACAGAAGTAAAGAACGCTTCCAATGAAATGAAAGGTATGAACGATTTGGTTGATAGAATCTTGTCAGACGATATTACAATTAAAGAAGCTTTACAGTTGATTAGATAA
- a CDS encoding GDSL-type esterase/lipase family protein: MPQSLSLIKHQHSFELPDEELQLDIKTSHHFKSIKWVSSDPYVAQVSATGLVTSVAGGRATIYAYVENQPDICDSCLVDLPDVNRPSSTDYKKPQHINDDTIEIIMCGDSMMRTYDTSYGYDQCGWGQLLSLFFDYRIIVNNNIPMGGRSSRSFYTESVRWPVVRELLAANKKTNIRTMVFMQFGHNDQKLPAGDGRKYLSFAKTNQNGSRAGTYTDYLERYILEIRELGAIPVFFTPFVRKYFEKGELLQKGQHNLTTPENGESKARGNYPQAMKDIACKHNVPVIDITSMSRDYVSSVYKEEGEEGLLNIYSYDSTHTRTLGSLRQAEMAIKGLVEANILEEYIMIPDSRLMIDGGMREFEPTKVGDSSIINIRITQFNITDGVIHLKCLSDFFQISLEKNGEYGKELTLSIPKTGQVVYAKFQPLFEGHFTGSINVSYEGSLDLIPDFGTSAPGTKDKSSVYVALQAVGDSKFT; this comes from the coding sequence ATGCCCCAAAGCTTGTCACTCATTAAACACCAGCATAGTTTTGAATTACCTGATGAAGAACTACAATTAGACATAAAAACTAGTCATCATTTTAAGTCCATTAAATGGGTAAGTTCTGATCCTTATGTGGCTCAAGTAAGTGCCACAGGACTTGTAACTTCTGTGGCCGGTGGAAGAGCAACTATCTATGCTTATGTTGAAAATCAGCCCGATATCTGTGATTCTTGTTTGGTAGATCTTCCGGATGTAAATAGACCATCAAGCACGGATTATAAGAAACCCCAACACATTAATGATGATACTATTGAAATAATCATGTGTGGTGATTCTATGATGCGAACCTATGATACTTCTTATGGATATGATCAATGTGGTTGGGGACAATTGCTGTCTTTATTCTTTGATTATCGCATTATTGTCAATAACAATATCCCTATGGGAGGAAGGAGTTCGCGTAGCTTCTATACGGAATCAGTTCGGTGGCCTGTTGTAAGAGAACTTCTAGCTGCTAATAAAAAAACTAATATTCGTACTATGGTTTTTATGCAATTTGGTCATAATGATCAAAAGCTTCCAGCTGGTGATGGCAGAAAATACCTAAGCTTTGCCAAGACAAATCAAAATGGATCACGTGCAGGAACTTACACAGATTATTTGGAACGTTACATATTAGAAATTCGAGAACTTGGTGCTATTCCTGTGTTCTTTACTCCCTTTGTAAGAAAGTATTTCGAAAAGGGGGAATTGTTGCAGAAAGGGCAACACAATCTTACTACGCCTGAAAATGGAGAATCTAAAGCAAGAGGCAATTATCCTCAAGCCATGAAGGATATTGCTTGTAAACACAATGTTCCTGTTATTGATATCACAAGTATGAGCCGGGATTATGTAAGTTCTGTGTATAAAGAAGAAGGAGAAGAGGGCCTTCTTAATATATACAGCTACGACAGTACCCATACGAGAACATTAGGTTCTCTAAGGCAAGCGGAAATGGCCATCAAAGGTTTAGTGGAAGCTAATATTTTAGAAGAGTACATTATGATACCTGATTCACGACTAATGATAGATGGGGGAATGAGAGAATTTGAACCTACAAAAGTAGGGGATTCAAGCATCATAAATATACGTATTACTCAGTTCAATATTACAGATGGGGTGATTCATCTTAAATGTTTATCAGACTTCTTTCAAATTAGCTTAGAGAAAAATGGTGAGTATGGAAAAGAGCTAACTCTATCCATACCCAAAACGGGACAGGTAGTATACGCTAAGTTTCAGCCCCTATTTGAAGGACATTTTACAGGATCTATAAACGTAAGCTATGAAGGAAGTTTGGATCTCATTCCAGATTTTGGTACTTCTGCTCCTGGGACTAAGGATAAATCTTCTGTGTATGTAGCTTTACAAGCAGTTGGTGATTCGAAGTTTACATAA
- a CDS encoding CapA family protein, which translates to MKRVILLTLLSILLFSCSPHIVLEGSESNLNLLNLQEEEEYQLNDKQYQSFIPLDEPNDKKLPNLIITVEQKGWNNETKEFENTLFDKENYRLVESVLIKQSWYSPVANLWESDPFQPFLTAPKDIKKGELSSEINKQYPTIINVKDIKAPLKGISLWGSHLGDKHYPLVQNIYLNLYEAIAHPLKDKDLQEYIKVLSSYKTNPQSFDVYWLGANGDMIFQRGVDTLFRRSNGSTKLFNDTLKIIPQVDLMIGNLEGSVTLRSNRTTKSYNFKFPPFILGKLKSLGYDFLSVNNNHSYDYGELGFKDTLKYFKEAKMPTAGVGLTPEEASKPWTFTKNGQKINVITLGAFPQERNGFNGEKQASVTTSRAGILWNNALGIEAVKTAFSDPKDINILYFHGGREYQETPYKEQIKLYQQMIDYNADVVLGSHPHVIQGLQQYKNGLIAYSLGNFIFPGMEEMKHGEESMILVVGFLNGYPFYIEPLGVQISGIPIKLDKTGSIVKRLNQLTKALK; encoded by the coding sequence ATGAAGAGAGTCATATTATTAACATTACTAAGTATTTTATTATTTTCTTGTTCACCTCATATCGTTCTTGAAGGATCAGAGAGCAATCTTAATTTGCTCAACCTCCAGGAAGAGGAAGAATATCAACTAAATGATAAACAATATCAAAGTTTTATCCCTCTAGATGAACCAAATGATAAAAAGCTTCCCAATTTGATTATCACTGTTGAACAAAAAGGCTGGAACAATGAAACAAAGGAATTTGAAAATACACTATTCGATAAGGAAAATTATCGTTTAGTAGAATCTGTGCTCATTAAGCAATCTTGGTATAGTCCTGTTGCTAATCTATGGGAGTCAGACCCTTTTCAACCATTCCTAACAGCTCCTAAGGATATTAAAAAGGGAGAACTTAGTTCTGAGATAAACAAACAATATCCAACTATAATTAATGTGAAAGATATTAAAGCACCCTTAAAAGGAATCAGCTTATGGGGTAGTCACTTAGGTGATAAACATTATCCACTTGTACAGAATATTTATCTTAACCTTTATGAAGCAATTGCACATCCTTTAAAAGATAAAGACTTACAGGAATACATAAAAGTCCTTTCCTCCTATAAGACAAATCCACAGTCCTTTGATGTCTATTGGCTAGGCGCTAATGGCGATATGATATTTCAAAGGGGGGTTGATACCTTATTCAGGAGAAGCAACGGTTCAACAAAGCTCTTTAATGACACTTTGAAAATTATACCTCAAGTGGATTTAATGATAGGCAATCTGGAAGGGTCAGTTACTTTAAGGTCAAATAGGACAACAAAATCATATAATTTTAAATTTCCACCTTTTATTCTGGGTAAATTAAAGTCCCTTGGCTATGATTTTTTAAGCGTTAATAATAATCACAGCTATGATTATGGAGAGTTGGGGTTTAAGGATACTTTAAAATATTTTAAAGAGGCAAAGATGCCTACAGCAGGTGTCGGATTAACACCGGAAGAAGCCAGTAAACCTTGGACTTTTACAAAGAATGGTCAGAAAATAAATGTTATAACCTTGGGAGCCTTTCCTCAAGAAAGAAATGGTTTTAATGGGGAAAAACAGGCATCAGTCACAACATCAAGGGCTGGTATTCTTTGGAACAATGCCCTCGGGATAGAAGCTGTAAAAACGGCTTTTAGTGATCCAAAAGACATAAATATCCTTTATTTTCATGGTGGTAGAGAATACCAAGAGACTCCTTACAAAGAACAAATCAAGCTATACCAACAAATGATTGATTATAATGCAGACGTAGTATTGGGTAGCCATCCTCATGTTATTCAAGGCTTACAACAGTATAAAAATGGTCTCATAGCTTATTCACTGGGTAATTTTATCTTTCCGGGAATGGAAGAAATGAAGCATGGTGAAGAATCTATGATTCTCGTGGTAGGTTTTCTAAATGGATATCCTTTTTATATTGAACCATTAGGGGTCCAAATATCTGGAATACCAATAAAATTGGATAAAACTGGTTCTATTGTAAAAAGGTTAAATCAGCTAACCAAAGCTTTAAAATAA
- a CDS encoding alpha-2-macroglobulin family protein — protein MKRFYLMTIVLALSLMACQQQAKVLIPADSNVVQAHTSGLIDRHSSVKVLFVDPVVEDDLIGQDIASPFEFSHNIKGEAKWTNNNLLEFIPKTELPIDETIQVKVSLNDLLPNKNIEDFSFNFHTILPTVELLSNRLETAEDSDDIMNYYGEYQFSEAQDINLLKRVTSLSNGIKDEQIIWTEEGNNKYRLMVSQLPKIESDQKVKLKLELKTLDIKENLQSEFTIPALGSFHVAQVSPIRQDSEYIQVEFTDSLNLEQNLEGLIKTGNETDNLRFEIDKNIVKVYSTTKFKGKVDLYLDKSIKNVSDNKLGHPQTRKVFFPREIPEVRFLGKGNILPTTQGATLPIETRNLNGVMIEVTHIPDHNILQFLQINDYNGDKELYRVGKVVWRDTIPLEWDSSKTDIWVRHGLNLEPLLRKYPAGMFRFRLTFTHDQVEYHDGSYTENPDRQENNNVFESDSGEAAETSYWDNWQPSYGSWRYRKYRKDPSHFAYYMKWGDHDITQSKNILISDIGVMAKQDFSGQYYISATDVKTAGPLPNTQLSFYDFQKNLLDQGTTDGNGFYLYKKDTLPRFLVAQNKNQKTYMKLDQNNKLSISHFPVEGVKNLEGFDGFIFGERGVWRPGDTIHLNFILVDYQKTLPSSHPVSLMVYNAQGKLAYRETQNKSTDGFYYFPFVTESNAPTGNWTAKIKVGNRSFEKILKVETVKPNRLKIDLNLEDSEKGLSGNTIRGQLHSEWLHGASAPNFEAEVKVSFVPTATRFTEYPEYTFEDASRSFKVEEQEFFEGNLDKEGNADIYKRIYLNGTAPGKLKASFQTQVFEPSGDFSTSYTSYDYWPYDEYVGIKTPKGDKARGMLLTDKEHPLDIVMVDSQGKPINQGQVKAELYKINWRWWWETGSEDLANYVSRNNLKPISSGYVKINNGKGSWNFEVKYPSWGRYMLRVTDTKGNHSASKIVYIDWPGWAGRAQKDGGSGASMLMMTTDQDKYNVGDTINLNIPTSHQGRVLVTLESKGAIISQEWIRPKKENTIYSFKAKSEMAPNIYAHVTYLQPHLQTANDLPLRLYGVVPIYVDNPASHLYPEILSTEVFKPESDVSITIKERTGKGMTYSLAVVDEGLLGLTAYKAPNPWGHFYQKQSSNLSTWDIYDYILNAYSGKLNTLLAIGGSDGIKKGGGSEVNRFKPVVKVFAPVTLGPGEQKTQTFKMPQYVGAVRIMVIAAKEQSFGVAEKSVKVKDDLMVLGTLPRTVGPEEEVEVPVTVFRMNDNIKDVSVALRVQGPAEIIGENRKSISFDHENDKSTSFKIRILNESGHITTTLLASSGSNTAINKTDVPIRIPAVTTTRTDTQLLQPNETWRREVNFFGYKGTNGIKLELSQMPPIDIERRLDYLIRYPHGCIEQTTSSVFPQVYLDKFVDLTPEKINQIQDNIKAGIERLGSFQTLEGGFSYWPGQSHVNNWGSNYAGHFLLEAKSRGYAIPTGLLQGWQAYQKKTANTWQGTSKGSIADQAYRLYTLALAGEGQIGAMNRLKEQDNLQGAALWRLASAYALIGQKRIASSMISNAGISIDDYVETSGTFGSKTRDEAMILESALLLDRNKESFNLAKTLANSLSSQDYMSTQTTSYALIAMAKYSLSQSENSPINAFYSYNNQSDQITTDKNIVMRDFSVNEDSKVVEIKNTGKNPLYLRLFTTGIPLKKEETPISKGLTMDVRYQDLNGRSVNPGVSFKGQDIKIKVTLRNRTRNKVEHLALTQLIPTSWEIYNERMSLGDGVKNSGYEYRDIRDDRVLTYFSLNANESKTFEVLVNNAYSGTYYLPMIKAEAMYDNSIEAVVPGYWLGRK, from the coding sequence TTGAAACGTTTTTATTTAATGACCATTGTGTTGGCTTTAAGTCTTATGGCTTGTCAACAACAGGCAAAAGTGTTGATTCCTGCCGATTCTAATGTCGTTCAAGCTCATACCTCTGGACTAATTGATAGACATAGTAGTGTCAAAGTACTTTTTGTGGATCCTGTTGTTGAGGATGACCTTATAGGTCAAGATATTGCAAGTCCCTTTGAATTTTCTCACAATATAAAAGGGGAAGCAAAATGGACCAATAATAATCTATTAGAGTTCATACCGAAAACAGAATTGCCTATAGATGAAACAATACAGGTTAAAGTAAGTTTAAATGATTTGCTACCTAATAAAAATATAGAAGATTTTTCCTTTAATTTTCATACTATCCTACCTACAGTTGAATTACTATCTAACAGACTTGAAACGGCGGAAGATAGTGATGATATTATGAATTATTATGGTGAGTATCAGTTCTCTGAAGCTCAAGATATAAACCTTTTAAAGAGGGTTACCTCATTATCCAATGGAATTAAAGATGAACAAATAATTTGGACAGAGGAAGGAAATAACAAATATCGACTCATGGTAAGTCAGCTTCCTAAAATAGAGTCAGATCAAAAAGTAAAATTGAAATTAGAGTTAAAGACCCTCGATATTAAAGAAAACTTACAATCTGAATTTACCATTCCTGCCCTTGGTAGTTTTCATGTAGCACAGGTATCACCAATCAGACAGGATAGTGAATATATACAGGTTGAATTTACTGATAGTCTTAATCTGGAGCAAAACCTGGAAGGGTTGATTAAAACAGGGAATGAGACTGACAATTTACGTTTTGAAATAGATAAGAATATTGTAAAGGTATATTCCACAACAAAGTTCAAAGGTAAAGTTGATTTATACCTAGATAAATCCATCAAAAATGTAAGCGACAATAAGTTAGGACACCCCCAAACACGAAAAGTATTCTTTCCCCGGGAAATTCCAGAAGTTAGATTTTTAGGTAAAGGAAACATTCTACCTACAACTCAAGGGGCAACATTGCCTATTGAAACAAGAAATCTTAATGGGGTAATGATAGAAGTTACTCATATCCCGGATCATAACATCCTTCAATTTCTCCAAATCAATGATTATAACGGTGACAAGGAGTTATATAGAGTTGGTAAAGTCGTTTGGCGAGACACAATACCTCTTGAGTGGGATTCCTCTAAAACTGATATATGGGTACGTCATGGTTTAAACCTAGAGCCTTTATTAAGAAAATACCCTGCTGGAATGTTTAGATTCAGACTTACATTTACCCATGATCAAGTAGAATACCACGATGGTAGTTATACAGAAAATCCTGACAGACAAGAAAATAATAATGTATTTGAGTCAGATTCAGGAGAAGCAGCTGAAACAAGTTACTGGGACAATTGGCAACCAAGTTATGGAAGCTGGCGATATAGAAAATATAGAAAAGATCCCTCCCACTTCGCTTATTACATGAAATGGGGTGATCACGATATCACACAGAGTAAGAATATACTAATATCTGATATAGGGGTGATGGCAAAACAGGATTTTAGCGGCCAATATTATATAAGTGCGACAGATGTTAAAACAGCTGGGCCATTACCTAATACTCAGCTATCATTTTATGACTTTCAGAAAAATCTATTAGATCAAGGGACAACAGATGGAAATGGATTTTACCTATACAAAAAAGATACATTACCAAGATTTCTAGTAGCTCAAAACAAGAATCAAAAAACTTACATGAAGCTGGATCAGAATAATAAACTATCCATTAGCCACTTCCCTGTTGAAGGGGTTAAAAACTTAGAAGGCTTCGATGGTTTTATATTTGGAGAAAGGGGAGTTTGGAGACCTGGAGACACTATCCATTTAAATTTTATTCTGGTGGATTACCAAAAGACCCTTCCTTCCAGTCATCCCGTATCCTTAATGGTATATAATGCCCAGGGGAAACTGGCATACAGAGAGACTCAGAACAAATCTACTGATGGATTTTACTATTTCCCTTTTGTTACAGAGTCTAATGCACCTACAGGTAACTGGACAGCTAAGATAAAAGTGGGAAATAGATCTTTTGAAAAAATACTCAAAGTAGAAACAGTTAAACCTAATCGTCTTAAAATAGACCTGAACCTGGAAGATTCTGAAAAAGGACTATCGGGAAATACCATTCGAGGACAGTTACACTCAGAATGGTTACATGGGGCTTCAGCTCCTAATTTTGAGGCAGAAGTTAAAGTTAGTTTTGTACCGACTGCTACCCGATTTACAGAATATCCAGAATACACCTTTGAAGACGCTTCCAGATCCTTCAAAGTGGAAGAACAAGAATTTTTTGAAGGGAATCTGGACAAGGAAGGAAACGCTGATATTTACAAGAGAATATATTTAAACGGTACAGCACCTGGTAAGTTAAAAGCATCCTTTCAGACTCAAGTTTTTGAGCCTTCAGGAGACTTTAGTACTTCATACACAAGTTATGATTACTGGCCTTATGATGAATATGTTGGAATAAAAACTCCAAAAGGTGACAAAGCTAGAGGAATGCTTTTGACTGATAAAGAACACCCTTTAGATATTGTGATGGTGGATAGCCAAGGAAAACCCATAAATCAGGGGCAAGTAAAAGCAGAATTATACAAGATAAACTGGCGATGGTGGTGGGAAACAGGTTCAGAAGATCTTGCCAATTATGTCAGTCGAAATAACCTCAAACCTATTAGCTCTGGATATGTGAAAATTAATAACGGAAAAGGGTCTTGGAACTTTGAAGTAAAATACCCGTCTTGGGGTCGTTATATGTTACGAGTTACTGATACAAAGGGAAATCATTCAGCTAGTAAAATTGTTTATATAGATTGGCCAGGATGGGCCGGTCGTGCACAAAAAGACGGGGGAAGTGGAGCTTCCATGTTGATGATGACAACAGACCAAGACAAGTATAATGTTGGTGATACTATTAACTTAAACATTCCAACATCTCACCAAGGTCGAGTATTGGTTACATTAGAAAGCAAAGGGGCCATCATATCCCAAGAGTGGATTAGACCTAAGAAAGAAAACACTATCTATAGCTTTAAAGCAAAATCGGAGATGGCACCTAATATTTATGCCCATGTAACCTATCTACAACCTCACCTTCAGACAGCTAATGATCTTCCTTTGCGGCTTTATGGAGTGGTGCCTATCTATGTAGATAACCCGGCCTCTCATCTCTATCCGGAAATCCTATCAACTGAAGTATTTAAACCGGAATCAGACGTGTCTATTACAATCAAAGAAAGAACTGGAAAAGGAATGACCTACTCCTTAGCTGTAGTTGATGAAGGATTATTAGGTTTGACAGCCTATAAAGCACCTAATCCTTGGGGACATTTTTATCAAAAGCAGTCTTCTAATTTGTCTACCTGGGACATATACGATTACATCTTGAATGCTTATTCAGGGAAATTAAATACATTACTCGCTATCGGTGGTTCAGATGGAATTAAGAAAGGTGGTGGATCAGAAGTCAATAGATTCAAACCTGTCGTCAAAGTCTTTGCTCCTGTAACCTTAGGTCCAGGAGAACAAAAAACTCAAACATTTAAAATGCCTCAATATGTAGGAGCTGTTCGAATAATGGTTATTGCAGCCAAAGAGCAATCTTTCGGTGTAGCTGAGAAATCTGTAAAGGTTAAAGACGACTTAATGGTGTTGGGGACCTTACCAAGAACGGTTGGTCCAGAAGAAGAGGTAGAGGTCCCAGTTACAGTGTTCAGAATGAATGATAACATTAAGGACGTTAGTGTGGCACTTCGCGTTCAAGGTCCTGCAGAAATCATTGGAGAGAATAGAAAATCCATTTCTTTTGATCATGAAAATGATAAATCTACTAGTTTTAAGATCAGAATACTTAATGAGTCAGGTCATATAACAACAACCCTATTAGCCTCTTCTGGAAGCAATACAGCTATCAATAAAACTGACGTTCCTATCAGAATACCCGCAGTTACTACAACTAGAACAGATACACAACTATTACAACCTAATGAAACATGGAGACGTGAAGTTAATTTCTTCGGGTACAAAGGGACTAACGGAATTAAACTTGAACTGTCACAAATGCCACCCATAGATATTGAAAGACGATTGGATTATCTCATTCGCTACCCCCACGGTTGTATAGAACAAACAACAAGTTCTGTATTCCCCCAAGTATATTTAGATAAATTTGTGGATTTAACTCCTGAGAAAATAAATCAAATACAAGACAACATAAAAGCAGGAATTGAGAGACTGGGAAGCTTTCAAACTCTTGAGGGAGGCTTTTCCTACTGGCCTGGCCAAAGTCATGTTAATAATTGGGGTAGCAATTATGCAGGCCATTTCTTGCTGGAGGCAAAAAGTCGTGGTTATGCTATCCCAACAGGATTGTTACAAGGATGGCAGGCCTACCAGAAAAAAACAGCTAATACATGGCAAGGTACTAGCAAAGGTTCCATAGCTGATCAAGCTTATAGACTTTACACATTGGCTCTAGCAGGGGAAGGTCAGATAGGTGCTATGAATCGCTTGAAAGAACAGGACAACTTACAAGGTGCTGCACTTTGGAGATTAGCATCAGCCTATGCGTTGATAGGACAAAAAAGGATTGCTAGTTCCATGATTAGTAATGCCGGAATATCAATTGATGATTACGTAGAGACTTCTGGTACTTTTGGATCAAAAACCAGAGATGAGGCGATGATACTCGAATCTGCCTTGTTGCTGGATAGAAACAAGGAATCCTTTAACTTGGCTAAAACATTGGCCAATAGCCTTAGTAGTCAAGACTATATGAGTACCCAAACAACATCCTATGCACTTATTGCTATGGCAAAGTATTCCCTTTCTCAATCGGAAAATAGTCCGATCAATGCATTTTATAGCTATAATAACCAATCAGATCAGATCACTACAGATAAGAATATTGTGATGAGAGACTTCTCAGTTAATGAGGATAGTAAGGTAGTAGAGATCAAGAACACTGGTAAAAACCCTCTTTATCTCAGACTATTCACAACAGGAATACCCCTCAAAAAAGAAGAAACTCCTATTAGTAAAGGTCTAACTATGGATGTTCGTTATCAGGATCTTAATGGAAGAAGTGTTAATCCTGGCGTGAGTTTTAAAGGCCAAGATATCAAAATAAAAGTGACCTTAAGAAATCGGACAAGAAACAAAGTAGAACATTTAGCCTTAACACAACTGATTCCCACTAGTTGGGAAATCTACAATGAACGAATGAGTCTTGGAGATGGTGTTAAAAATAGTGGATATGAGTATAGAGACATTAGAGACGATAGAGTATTAACATACTTTTCTTTAAATGCAAATGAATCAAAAACTTTTGAAGTACTAGTCAATAATGCCTACTCTGGAACCTATTACCTTCCTATGATCAAAGCAGAAGCTATGTATGATAATTCTATTGAAGCAGTGGTCCCAGGATACTGGCTAGGTCGTAAATAA